CAGGCTCTGGGTCGCCACCGCCCCGTTTTCGCTCACGAACGGACAGAGCGTTCCCACGCCCGGCAGGCGGGTCGTGACCGCCACGCCGAAGCGGTCGTGGGTCTCGCCGTCCTCGCTCTCGTAGGTTTCGTGAACGCAGATGCTGAACGTCATGGGAGAGGTCACGGACTGCGTTCGCAAAAAAGGGCGCCTGGCGGCAGGACCGTCAGTAGCCGGTCGTCTCGCTCGCCTCGTTACCCGCCTCGTCGACGACCGTCAGGCGGACGCCGTCCGGATCGTCGCGCGTGCGGAGTTCGTGAGTCCCCGACGCACTCGAGCCGCTCACGGACGAGGACTCGCTCTCGAGGACGGTCGAGCCGTCGAGCAGCTCCGTCGTGACCGACTCGAGTGCACCGTCGTCGTCCGATACCGCCCAGTCGACGTCGGCGCTGGACCACGGGCCGTTTCCGGAGGCGTCGACGGAGAACGAGTCGATCATCGGCTCGGAGTCGATCGGATCGTCGTCGCCGTTGTCGTCGTCATCGTCGTCGTTGCTCTCGATATCGAGCGCCGCAGCGACGTTGAGCCGGCCGGCCCCCTGATCGGTGTCCGGGAGACCGATGTCGTCCGCCGCCGCCTTCAGTTCGTCGCGGACGTTCGCGGGGTTGGTTCCCGCGGCGATCAGGGTTGCAGCGGCGCCGGCGACGTGCGGACACGCCATCGAGGTGCCGGAGAACTCGGCGTAGTCGTCGCGCGGAATCGTCGAGAGCGTGTCGACGCCGGGGGCGGCCAGTTCGACCTCTGGTCCGGTCGAGGAGAAGTCCGCGAGGTCGTCGTTCTCGTCGGTCGCACTCACGGCGATAACCTCGTCGTAGGCGGCGGGATAGCCGACGCAGTCGGTACACGGCCCGGAGTTGCCCGCGGCCGCGACGAGGACGACGCCCTGATCCGCCGCGTACTGGACGGCGTCCTCGACCGCCGAGGAGCCGCTGTCCGCCCCGAGGCTCATGCTCTGGACGTCGTGGCCCTGGTCTGCCGACCAGACGATTCCCTCCGCGATGTCGTCGAACGTACCGCCCCCGTCGCACTGGAGCACCTTTACCGCGTGCAGCGTGACGTCAGGAGCAACGCCGAGGACGCCGACGCCGTCGTCGGCCGCGCCGACGGTCCCGGCACAGTGGGTGCCGTGGTCGTTGTCGTCGTCCCACTCTTCGAGACACTCCTCGATATCGTTGCCGCCGCCGAACGGGCCGCCGCCACAGCCGGTCGTACAGGCGGCGTCGTCGGTCGCGTACCCCTCGCCGAGGTTCGCCGCGAGGGTTTCGTGCTCGGCGTCGATACCCGTGTCGAGGACGGCGACGCTGACGCCGTCGCCGGTCTCGCCGTCGTCGATGGCGAGATCGGCCTTGACCGTCTCGATACCGTACGGCGTCGTCTGGCTGAGGGCGTGCATCCGTCCGTTGGGCTCGACGTACCGGACGTTGGGGTTGTTTCGCAGTCCGTCGAGCGCCGCCTCGGAAAACTGACCCGAAACCGCCCGGCCGATCGAGCCGAAGTCGAGTTCCTTGCGAACCGAGTCGGCCGCCCGCCGGGCCGTCTCGAGGCCGCTGTCCGGTTCGACGCCGACGATGTAGGCACCCTCGTCCGCGCCGGCGACCTGTCCTGCGAGCGCCGATGCAGCCACACCAGCCCCGACCCCCTTCAGCAGCGTCCGTCGTGAAACGTTCTCATTCGTCATGGTAAGCGACGACTACACTCATGCGGACGCGATATATAATAAATCCGTATATTATCCCAGGGAAAATACCAATAGAAAACACATATGAGTATACTAATACAATATAGCTACTGGTAACTGATAGCGGACGCCCGGGCGGTCCGCTCGAGGCGCGTATCGGTGTCTCCCGGGCAAGCCGTCTGACGTAAGAACTATACCGGCAGCGACGGTGGCTTTCGCCTATGGGATTCATGGACAAGATCGTCGGCGGCGGGCAGTCTCGAAGCACGGAGGAGTACGTCGAACTCGACCTCGACGACGCCGCCCACGCCTCGAGCGAGGCGGGAATGCACGTTCACATCGCCGAGATCGACGGCCAAGCCGCCGCGATAGACATCAAAGACGCCGTCTACGACGGCGACATCGTCATCGCGGACATCACCCGCCTGCGGACGAAAGACAGTACGACCGAACACATCGTCGACGAACTCCGCCAGGTCGCAAAGGAGGTCGACGGCGACATCGTCCTGAAGGGCGACGACCAGATCATCATCACGCCGACGGGCGTCGGTATCAGCCGGGAGAAGCTCGGTCGGTAGGGGATCGTCGCGGACGGCTAACGACGCTGAGCCGTCGCACATCGTACTGCTTCGGTCGTCGGCTGAGAGAGGAGCGGATGCTCCGGCAGCGCAACGTGAGAAGAGAAGAGAAGAGAAACCGAACCGGAGTTAGATGTAGTTGATCGACTGGGGGAGCTCGAGCTTCATGCCCTTTCGCTCGCGGATCTCCATGATCTCCTCGGTCTGCAGCGAGTCGGACATGACCTCGAAGCCGGCGTTCTCCGTGTTCCAGGAGGCCCGCCCCTCGGTCGCAGAGCGGATGTCGCTCGCGAAGCCGATCATCTCCTCGACGGGTGCGATACCCTCGACGACCATGAGGTCACCCTCCTGGTACATGTCGTCGACGCGGCCACGGCGACCCTGGATCTCGCCGCTGGCGGCGCCCATGTGGTCGTTCGGGACGTCGATGCGGACGTCCTGCATCGGTTCGAGCAGCTTGATGTGGCCGTCGATCAGCGACTTGTGGACGGCTTCGCGGGTCGCGGGGATCACCTGTGCCGGACCGCGGTGGATGGTGTCCTCGTGGAGTTTGGCGTCCTGCAGGCGGATGAGCGTCCCCTGAACCGGCTCGTTGGCGAGCGGACCGTTGTCCAGGGCCTCCTCGAGCCCCTCGATGAACAGCTCCATCGTCTCGTTCAGGTGCTGGATCCCCTTCGTCTCGTCGAGCAGGATGTTGGTGCCGTGGATGTGCTCGACGTTCTGGGAGTCGTCCTTGTGCATGCCGGCGTCCTGGAGCGCCTCGCGGCGCTCCTGTTCGGGCATGTCCATCGTCGCTTCGCCGAGTTTGAGGATCTCGACGAGCTCCTCGCTGAGCGGCTCCGCGGAGAGGTAAAAGCGGTTGTGGCGGTTCGGCGAGATGCCCTCGACCGTGTCGCTCGCGCGCTGGACGGCCTCGCGGTAGACGACGATCGGCTCGCCTGTGTTGACCGGGATGCCCTGGTTCTTCTCGATACGCTGGGTGATGACCTCGAGGTGAAGCTCACCCTGTCCGGAGATCAGGTGCTCGCCGGTGTCCTCGTTGATCGTGATCTGGATTGTCGGGTCCTCCTTGGAGACCTGGCGTAGCGTCTCGATGAGCTTTGGCAGGTCGTCCATC
Above is a genomic segment from Natrononativus amylolyticus containing:
- a CDS encoding S8 family serine peptidase; amino-acid sequence: MTNENVSRRTLLKGVGAGVAASALAGQVAGADEGAYIVGVEPDSGLETARRAADSVRKELDFGSIGRAVSGQFSEAALDGLRNNPNVRYVEPNGRMHALSQTTPYGIETVKADLAIDDGETGDGVSVAVLDTGIDAEHETLAANLGEGYATDDAACTTGCGGGPFGGGNDIEECLEEWDDDNDHGTHCAGTVGAADDGVGVLGVAPDVTLHAVKVLQCDGGGTFDDIAEGIVWSADQGHDVQSMSLGADSGSSAVEDAVQYAADQGVVLVAAAGNSGPCTDCVGYPAAYDEVIAVSATDENDDLADFSSTGPEVELAAPGVDTLSTIPRDDYAEFSGTSMACPHVAGAAATLIAAGTNPANVRDELKAAADDIGLPDTDQGAGRLNVAAALDIESNDDDDDDNGDDDPIDSEPMIDSFSVDASGNGPWSSADVDWAVSDDDGALESVTTELLDGSTVLESESSSVSGSSASGTHELRTRDDPDGVRLTVVDEAGNEASETTGY
- a CDS encoding cell division protein SepF; the protein is MGFMDKIVGGGQSRSTEEYVELDLDDAAHASSEAGMHVHIAEIDGQAAAIDIKDAVYDGDIVIADITRLRTKDSTTEHIVDELRQVAKEVDGDIVLKGDDQIIITPTGVGISREKLGR